In a single window of the Methanolobus psychrophilus R15 genome:
- a CDS encoding deoxyribonuclease V, translating into MDEEYLRKWFDPQSRTLKDLRALQHEATLMLDLEDGFDRLESVAGIDCSYLDDRIICAVVILHYKTLEVIGRKHVIQRVRLPYIPTYLTFREGCAMATAFEMLEQKPDVLMMDSCGINHPRKSGMASYFGAVMNHPTIGVSKKILCGEAEIPAQVGEYHELVYEEEQIGWVLKTNKRSNPIIASPGNKVSLRSCLEIVSHCLKGYKLPEPTRLAHLYAGEIRESLKSGSRQITFDEDIIGRTGK; encoded by the coding sequence TTGGATGAAGAATATCTTCGCAAATGGTTCGACCCACAATCCAGGACACTAAAGGACCTCAGGGCCCTGCAGCATGAAGCAACCCTGATGCTAGACCTGGAGGATGGCTTTGACCGGCTTGAATCGGTAGCTGGCATTGATTGCTCCTATCTTGACGATCGCATCATATGTGCTGTAGTGATACTGCATTACAAGACCCTGGAGGTCATCGGGCGAAAACATGTTATCCAGAGAGTCAGGCTACCTTATATACCCACATACCTGACATTCAGGGAAGGATGTGCGATGGCAACGGCTTTTGAGATGCTTGAACAAAAGCCGGATGTCCTCATGATGGATTCATGTGGCATCAACCATCCGAGAAAGTCAGGAATGGCCTCTTACTTTGGAGCTGTGATGAATCATCCAACCATCGGGGTTTCTAAAAAGATACTTTGCGGTGAAGCTGAAATACCCGCACAGGTCGGAGAATACCACGAACTTGTGTATGAAGAAGAGCAGATTGGCTGGGTTTTAAAAACCAATAAGAGAAGTAATCCCATCATTGCATCTCCTGGAAATAAGGTATCTCTGCGTTCCTGTCTTGAAATTGTAAGTCACTGCCTCAAAGGATATAAGCTGCCGGAACCCACAAGGCTTGCGCACCTGTATGCTGGCGAAATAAGAGAAAGCCTTAAGTCAGGTAGTCGCCAGATCACTTTTGACGAGGATATTATAGGCAGGACAGGAAAGTAA